The following proteins come from a genomic window of Rhodohalobacter sp. 614A:
- the msrB gene encoding peptide-methionine (R)-S-oxide reductase MsrB gives MNWKKVIEFAEAGNPEPPRRVEKTEEEWREKLTEHQFRITRKHGTEQPFSGEYCEAHEPGLYACVCCGTHLFDSTGKFESRSGWPSFTEPVNENAVQYKADRSHGMHRIEILCNVCDAHLGHVFPDGPEPTGLRYCVNSASLELVKSAEEA, from the coding sequence ATGAATTGGAAAAAAGTTATTGAGTTTGCCGAAGCAGGAAATCCGGAGCCCCCGCGCAGAGTGGAAAAAACGGAGGAAGAATGGCGAGAAAAACTGACGGAGCATCAATTCCGGATTACTCGAAAGCATGGCACAGAGCAACCTTTTTCTGGGGAATACTGCGAAGCTCATGAACCGGGATTGTATGCCTGTGTTTGCTGTGGCACCCATCTTTTTGATTCCACTGGAAAATTTGAGTCCAGATCTGGTTGGCCCAGTTTTACTGAGCCCGTGAATGAAAATGCAGTACAATACAAGGCGGATCGTTCACACGGAATGCATCGTATTGAAATTCTATGTAATGTGTGTGATGCTCACCTCGGCCACGTTTTTCCCGATGGCCCTGAGCCGACCGGATTACGATATTGTGTAAATTCCGCATCTTTGGAGTTAGTGAAATCTGCTGAAGAAGCATAG
- a CDS encoding NAD(P)/FAD-dependent oxidoreductase: MILPVSSSSEKHPSIKDTVVIGGGLMGSSAAWHLSNQGENVILIEQQDSNYTFGSSFGEARIARSLGVKNDIFSYLHNRSVTETKKLVQFLNDKEGNDRHKMEDIYTTSPVTYIYYKSREETVHSLIENQDDPIEYATSVEEASKKFGMSLPDSALVLREFKQYSGTMNPKELIGKLHVGIQHHGNAVWYNQKITALRRNKDLFEIEMKHTKTGESKTILCKKMVSAAGPYTGKLLNEIAPRFDQIITPKRVFLVFLKIDPAKYERLSPDQKQKIKEFYPVLDFTSDLVFSMIEKIDGDGVPIIKIGGHLIRKDFTNLDTVWQKDLTKEEKNWGLQSTFNYLQQLNIPVGKADLNCLDGYSCVYSLTASEIPIVTNIVADDSQPDPNLVVLGGMSGVGAKGAMTYGLIAANLLLQKEEDSLMYQLTKKMLRESGETSDTPASWFINS, encoded by the coding sequence ATGATTCTCCCTGTTTCTTCATCTTCCGAAAAACACCCTTCCATTAAAGATACCGTTGTTATCGGCGGCGGACTGATGGGCAGTTCTGCGGCTTGGCATCTTTCAAATCAAGGTGAGAATGTAATCTTAATTGAACAGCAGGATTCCAATTATACTTTTGGATCCAGTTTTGGCGAGGCACGAATTGCAAGAAGCCTCGGCGTTAAAAACGATATCTTTTCTTACCTGCACAATCGGAGTGTTACGGAGACAAAAAAACTTGTTCAGTTCTTAAATGACAAAGAGGGAAATGATCGTCACAAGATGGAAGATATCTATACTACTTCGCCGGTCACATATATTTATTACAAATCCCGGGAGGAAACTGTACACAGCCTGATTGAAAACCAGGACGATCCAATTGAATATGCGACGTCCGTTGAAGAAGCTTCCAAAAAATTTGGAATGTCTTTACCCGATTCGGCTTTAGTCCTGCGTGAGTTCAAACAATACTCGGGGACAATGAATCCAAAGGAATTGATCGGAAAATTGCATGTTGGGATTCAGCATCATGGAAACGCAGTCTGGTATAATCAAAAAATAACTGCTTTACGCAGAAATAAAGATCTTTTTGAGATTGAAATGAAACACACCAAAACCGGCGAATCAAAAACAATTCTGTGCAAAAAAATGGTTTCTGCCGCCGGGCCCTATACCGGAAAATTGCTAAATGAAATTGCGCCCCGGTTTGATCAAATAATTACGCCAAAACGCGTATTTCTTGTTTTCCTGAAGATTGATCCGGCTAAATATGAAAGGCTTTCACCCGATCAAAAACAGAAAATAAAAGAGTTTTATCCTGTTTTGGATTTTACTTCAGATCTCGTGTTCTCAATGATCGAAAAAATAGATGGTGACGGCGTGCCAATCATTAAGATCGGCGGTCATTTAATCCGTAAAGATTTCACAAACCTGGATACCGTTTGGCAAAAAGATCTAACAAAAGAGGAGAAGAACTGGGGGTTACAAAGCACATTCAACTATTTACAACAATTGAATATCCCTGTCGGCAAAGCAGACCTGAACTGTCTGGATGGTTACTCTTGCGTCTATTCATTGACGGCATCCGAAATCCCTATTGTAACAAATATAGTCGCCGATGACAGTCAGCCAGATCCAAATCTTGTTGTGCTTGGCGGAATGTCCGGCGTGGGAGCAAAAGGGGCTATGACATACGGACTTATCGCCGCAAATCTTCTACTTCAAAAAGAGGAGGATTCATTGATGTATCAGCTCACTAAAAAAATGTTAAGAGAGTCTGGAGAGACTTCTGACACACCTGCTTCGTGGTTTATTAACTCATAA
- a CDS encoding oxygenase MpaB family protein produces the protein MEKTVPQFLWNGIDLEALRLVMDQPCDDAVASVFESKSMRHLATILKEMAANDDFVSDELPPAMHDFVTQELQIVFSDEDIRMFKQTHTIWQEHGMKFVFILFFRALPYTYMAEKPANVLRMTKLLETQTERRVIETAQFVFDVMEKNWWKPDKRGILTALKVRIMHSAMRHIILDSGMQGETWIDDWGKPISQEDLIATNQVFSLEFFKGMAMMGQPLTAEEQKAWFHTWKTIAKIMGVQENLICDTVEEAWDLQHAIYAHLFNDKTHSGIALAKALVETMHQFHMPEKLALFLMKTMLADDQFPDCFERMLGPSYAEAHPELFVKHDSLAAEEKHKKEVLQKQLHAHAMDYYQTIKEKKSSLKKTDAQIGFLLFILNWLLSLFGVDNNKLHRIDIELELLHNILHDAETGEPLEEIEEESIVELITIFGGIIVSILSVHFREGKESGFRIPKDLQENWALKG, from the coding sequence ATGGAAAAAACTGTACCTCAATTTCTCTGGAATGGGATTGATTTGGAAGCCCTCCGCCTCGTAATGGACCAGCCGTGTGATGATGCCGTTGCCTCTGTATTTGAGTCAAAATCAATGCGGCATCTGGCAACAATATTAAAAGAAATGGCAGCGAATGACGACTTTGTTTCGGATGAGCTTCCTCCTGCTATGCACGATTTTGTAACACAGGAACTACAGATTGTTTTCTCGGACGAAGACATCAGGATGTTTAAACAGACACACACCATCTGGCAGGAACACGGTATGAAGTTTGTTTTCATCCTCTTTTTCAGGGCATTGCCGTATACCTACATGGCAGAAAAACCGGCAAATGTTTTGCGAATGACCAAGCTGCTTGAAACCCAAACAGAAAGACGCGTGATTGAAACGGCCCAATTTGTCTTTGATGTGATGGAGAAAAACTGGTGGAAACCTGATAAAAGAGGAATTCTGACCGCACTTAAAGTCCGAATCATGCATTCTGCTATGCGCCACATCATTCTGGATTCAGGAATGCAGGGAGAAACCTGGATTGATGACTGGGGCAAGCCAATCAGCCAGGAAGACCTGATAGCCACAAACCAGGTTTTTTCTCTTGAATTTTTTAAAGGCATGGCCATGATGGGCCAGCCACTAACCGCTGAGGAACAGAAAGCGTGGTTTCATACCTGGAAGACGATTGCAAAAATTATGGGGGTTCAGGAAAACCTTATTTGCGATACCGTTGAGGAAGCCTGGGACCTCCAGCACGCCATTTATGCTCACCTGTTTAATGACAAAACCCATTCAGGTATTGCACTTGCAAAAGCTTTGGTTGAGACGATGCATCAGTTTCATATGCCGGAAAAACTTGCCCTTTTCCTGATGAAGACGATGCTGGCCGATGATCAGTTTCCCGACTGTTTTGAACGCATGCTGGGACCAAGCTATGCAGAAGCTCATCCTGAACTATTCGTAAAACATGATTCACTGGCTGCAGAAGAAAAGCACAAAAAAGAGGTATTACAGAAGCAGTTGCACGCGCATGCCATGGATTACTATCAAACGATTAAGGAAAAAAAATCCTCCCTCAAAAAAACAGATGCTCAAATTGGATTTTTACTGTTCATTCTTAATTGGTTATTGAGTCTTTTTGGTGTGGATAACAATAAACTCCATCGGATTGATATTGAGTTAGAACTGCTCCACAACATCCTGCATGATGCTGAAACCGGCGAGCCGCTTGAAGAAATTGAAGAAGAATCCATTGTAGAGTTAATTACCATATTCGGCGGTATCATAGTTTCCATTTTGTCTGTCCATTTCCGCGAAGGCAAAGAATCGGGTTTTCGCATACCAAAAGATTTGCAGGAAAACTGGGCTCTAAAGGGATAA
- a CDS encoding methyltransferase domain-containing protein, with the protein MMDFEYKKSIINYYDATQLDYRILWFREKNRSVHFGYYDQDISNHGEALLNMNKVMAQKSGVKSGDLILDAGCGQGGSSVWLAEHFDVHVTGITLVPHQVLKAQKHAEKSKINHRVSFFEKDYTNTGFEDESFTLIWACESLCHALNKIDFYKEVYRLLKPGGRLICAEYFRSNRPLAPEGEKLLHEWLNGWSIKDIDTVEEHKKNATQCGFKDIRIEDITEFTKPSLEYLHSMSRKLWNVGRILRRIGLRNHINHGNHYSSIKQYEALNNDLWHYGLLSMKK; encoded by the coding sequence ATGATGGATTTCGAATACAAAAAATCGATTATAAATTATTACGATGCCACCCAGCTCGATTACCGGATTTTGTGGTTCAGGGAAAAAAACCGGTCGGTTCACTTTGGCTATTACGACCAGGATATAAGCAACCACGGTGAAGCCCTTCTAAATATGAACAAAGTGATGGCGCAGAAATCAGGTGTTAAATCCGGTGACCTGATCCTGGACGCCGGCTGCGGACAAGGCGGCAGTTCTGTTTGGCTGGCTGAACATTTTGACGTGCATGTGACCGGAATAACCCTGGTCCCGCACCAGGTTTTAAAAGCACAAAAACACGCTGAAAAAAGTAAAATCAATCATCGCGTTTCTTTCTTTGAAAAAGACTACACAAATACCGGTTTTGAAGATGAATCATTTACACTGATCTGGGCCTGCGAAAGCCTGTGCCACGCGCTCAACAAGATCGATTTTTACAAAGAAGTATACCGCTTGCTAAAACCCGGCGGCCGGCTGATTTGTGCCGAATATTTCAGGTCAAACCGACCTTTGGCTCCTGAGGGAGAAAAACTGCTCCATGAATGGCTGAACGGCTGGTCCATCAAAGATATCGATACGGTAGAAGAGCATAAAAAAAATGCAACTCAATGCGGGTTTAAAGATATTCGGATTGAGGACATTACAGAATTTACCAAGCCATCTCTCGAATATCTTCATTCAATGTCGCGAAAGCTGTGGAATGTGGGCAGGATTTTGAGAAGAATCGGGCTTCGTAATCATATAAACCATGGAAATCATTACAGCTCTATTAAACAGTACGAAGCATTGAATAACGATTTGTGGCATTACGGTTTGCTCTCAATGAAAAAATAA
- a CDS encoding trifunctional serine/threonine-protein kinase/ATP-binding protein/sensor histidine kinase, which translates to MANPQKHTLLKDYKVSKTLVRTDHYEIFSGKRVSDEKEVILKQSVLQNGDLSGVSKLGHEYEIMRDLDHSGIPKVYDFLFDGNTAILVEEYIDGRDLKSLTFKSKLGYSKVLNLAIDLAGILDYLHEHSVIHKDLSPGNIILSEDGCIKLLDFGISSNLYSEANEMLNVDKIEGTLNYISPEQTSRTVYTVTHSCDFYSFGILLYELLAGKLPFDSIDPLEVIHFHLSRKPLPLSTILPDLPSGLEQVVFKLLEKNPDDRYHSAAGIKTDLELIKKHHESGKPLTDFKAGLNDITVKYKQTQKLYGRENEIEELTGYYDNLDKVKSMMAMVSGYSGVGKSALIRQAKIPIIQNHGTFISGKFDQLKKDIPYYAFIEAIKEFIKNLLSEPEDKIEAWKHRIISVLGENAGLITEVIPQLSLIIGDQPAVAKLQPAEQEARFNMVLLDFIYSFSTSKSPLVIFLDDLQWSDWSSLNLMKRILENPREDSIMLIGAYRDNEIHQGHPLMITLKQISESKDVVKLIHLEPLTLETTIRITADSFGMSVEMAEELGTHVFSKTKGNPFFIHSFLKSLFDKNLVQYDPATNWTWNREEIEELEYTANVIDLMTKGLTGLPKFTQKVLQYAAVLGNTFSLADLSDIIEKSESEVYAALKPAIKEGYIRSIDLNYRTLALRSFHEKAETLPNEIVQFSFSHDKVQQAAYNLISEIERPFVHLKTGRQLLQNRDESQLHDDIFEVMNHFVFSSDLIEDKTEKLKITELCLIAGRKTKDSNSYSLGVRFLTMGKELLGNNSWADHYELTYNILIELGECEYLNDNPTEAEKYFEELLDYSKTRFEKLKVYYIHSSLYLKIGNSSKSLRLGLEAAKLYNIRFPKNKKAIQAATAVQLAKYLFLFSTKYRRPESLFHLKDCTDEELIVLNKFLIDLSTSAYQQDQNLMMLVIFKIIDQYIEHGFTDASCWGFSGFSVVVLSALKMQKRGFNIWDITLKLHQRTKSPLIKWRLSYTVLCFYHHWRHPIRDAYDKMLDLIKACVLNGDQIFTSYSVALYLRARINAGENLNEILESSDDHIALTKNSKGGFDFFECFYQMAKALNGQTSQDSWDDDSFNGSETQKRLEKEGNRTKLGFFHSAKCNYLYLNENYREALKESEVVLKYVDNFVGDEQEFSYAFYTSLSISSCYKSLNEGDKRKYLKVFKSHLKDMKMWAEGCPENFSQHYHLMKAELFSIQNKFEQALQSYEKTIQLAGENRFRHIEGIANERAATFCLDAGLENQSRFYVEAAWNAYQRWGAHTKCKKLEKMYPDFLRDKAVQENPGKSGESTTSTSSTSELDLASVLKASQSISSQVKYDDLLNNLMHITIENAGAERGCLVLERDHQLCIEAIGISGSDIIEIYPSIPLSEMKIMPESILNYCWRTEESVVLDNAQTEEQFGSDPYFRENEVLSVMCLPITAVGKSIGLLYLENSLIKGVFNKNRIELMQMLSGQIGISIENAELYSDMEMRVEQRTEELKKKNKQIEEQNDTLKETLEKLKATQNQLIHSEKMASLGELTAGIAHEIKNPLNFVTNFSELSRELLEEMKEELEQGNPDEAMQITEEILSSLTKINEHGKRADSIVKSMLQHSRKGSGKMAKNDLNAIIKEYVNLAFHGMRAGSEPINVDIDLDLDDSIGEIKLIAEDFSRVILNLCNNAFDAMREKLSGNHDQNYRPKLSIKTFQKNSNIFIEIQDNGLGIPDDIKDKILQPFFTTKKGTAGTGLGLSITNDIIKAHGGVLEIETQQNEFTRFTIQLNLKTNTYEVSSSR; encoded by the coding sequence ATGGCCAATCCGCAGAAACATACACTCCTGAAAGATTACAAGGTGTCTAAAACCCTTGTTCGTACGGATCATTACGAGATTTTTTCAGGCAAACGAGTTTCAGATGAAAAGGAGGTCATCCTGAAGCAATCTGTACTCCAGAATGGAGACCTTTCCGGGGTATCGAAATTAGGCCATGAGTACGAGATTATGAGAGATCTTGATCACTCCGGAATCCCCAAAGTGTATGACTTTTTGTTTGATGGAAATACGGCAATACTTGTTGAGGAATATATTGACGGCAGAGACCTGAAAAGTTTAACGTTCAAATCGAAATTGGGGTACAGCAAAGTACTGAACCTTGCCATTGATCTCGCAGGAATTCTCGATTATTTACATGAACATTCTGTCATTCATAAAGATCTTTCTCCGGGAAATATTATCCTTTCCGAAGACGGCTGTATAAAACTGCTGGATTTTGGCATTTCCTCCAATCTCTACTCTGAGGCCAATGAGATGCTGAATGTAGACAAAATTGAAGGCACTCTGAATTATATCTCTCCCGAACAAACCAGCCGAACTGTTTATACCGTCACGCACAGTTGCGATTTCTACTCCTTTGGAATCTTGCTCTACGAATTACTTGCGGGCAAACTTCCCTTCGACTCCATTGACCCGCTTGAGGTGATCCATTTCCATCTGTCCCGAAAACCTCTGCCTTTATCTACCATTTTACCCGATTTACCGAGCGGACTTGAACAAGTGGTTTTTAAGCTTTTGGAGAAAAACCCGGATGACCGGTATCACAGCGCAGCTGGAATCAAAACAGATTTGGAACTGATTAAAAAACACCATGAATCAGGCAAACCTCTAACGGATTTCAAAGCAGGTTTAAATGATATCACGGTTAAGTACAAACAGACCCAAAAACTGTATGGGCGCGAAAATGAAATTGAAGAACTAACAGGCTATTACGATAACCTTGACAAGGTAAAATCGATGATGGCGATGGTTTCCGGTTATTCGGGCGTTGGAAAATCAGCCCTGATCAGACAGGCAAAAATTCCAATTATTCAGAATCATGGCACATTCATCAGCGGCAAATTCGACCAGCTCAAAAAAGACATTCCGTATTACGCTTTTATTGAAGCTATCAAAGAGTTTATCAAGAACCTGTTGTCGGAGCCGGAAGATAAAATTGAAGCCTGGAAACACCGCATCATTTCTGTTTTGGGAGAAAATGCCGGATTGATTACCGAAGTCATTCCCCAACTATCACTTATAATCGGCGATCAACCGGCGGTGGCAAAATTACAACCGGCCGAACAGGAAGCGCGATTCAATATGGTGCTTCTCGATTTTATCTACTCATTCAGCACTTCAAAAAGTCCGCTGGTGATTTTTTTAGATGACCTCCAATGGTCCGACTGGTCATCGTTGAATCTGATGAAACGAATTCTTGAAAATCCCAGGGAAGACAGCATCATGCTGATCGGCGCATATCGGGATAATGAAATACACCAAGGCCACCCGTTGATGATTACGTTAAAACAAATCAGCGAATCGAAAGATGTGGTTAAGCTTATTCATCTCGAGCCGTTAACGCTGGAAACTACCATTCGGATTACGGCCGATTCTTTCGGGATGTCTGTAGAAATGGCTGAAGAACTTGGAACCCATGTGTTCAGCAAAACCAAAGGAAATCCGTTTTTTATACACAGTTTTCTGAAATCACTTTTTGACAAGAATCTTGTCCAATATGATCCGGCAACCAACTGGACATGGAATCGGGAAGAAATTGAAGAGCTGGAATACACAGCCAACGTTATTGATTTAATGACCAAAGGGCTGACCGGGCTTCCAAAATTCACCCAGAAAGTATTGCAATATGCAGCTGTTTTGGGAAATACATTCAGTTTAGCTGATCTCTCTGATATCATTGAAAAAAGTGAATCGGAGGTTTACGCTGCCCTCAAGCCGGCCATTAAAGAAGGATACATCCGTTCGATAGATCTGAATTACCGAACACTGGCATTGCGATCTTTTCATGAAAAAGCCGAAACTCTTCCAAATGAAATTGTACAATTTTCCTTCAGCCACGATAAGGTTCAACAGGCTGCATACAATTTAATTTCAGAGATAGAAAGGCCGTTTGTCCATCTTAAAACCGGTCGGCAACTCTTGCAAAACCGGGACGAGTCGCAGTTGCATGATGACATTTTTGAAGTGATGAACCACTTTGTTTTCAGTTCGGATTTGATTGAAGACAAAACGGAAAAGCTAAAAATCACAGAACTCTGCTTGATCGCCGGCAGAAAAACCAAAGATTCTAACTCGTACAGTCTTGGAGTGCGGTTTTTAACAATGGGCAAAGAGTTGCTCGGAAACAACAGCTGGGCTGATCATTACGAGCTGACATACAACATTTTAATAGAGTTGGGAGAGTGCGAATATTTAAATGACAATCCCACGGAGGCCGAAAAATACTTCGAAGAGTTACTGGATTATTCAAAAACCAGGTTCGAAAAATTAAAAGTCTATTACATCCATTCATCACTCTATTTGAAAATTGGAAATTCTTCAAAATCTCTTCGCCTGGGGCTTGAAGCTGCAAAATTATATAACATTCGCTTTCCGAAAAATAAGAAAGCCATCCAGGCGGCAACGGCTGTACAACTGGCAAAATATCTGTTCCTGTTTTCGACCAAATACAGGCGGCCCGAAAGTCTGTTCCATTTAAAAGATTGTACGGATGAGGAACTGATTGTCCTCAATAAATTCCTTATCGATTTATCGACAAGTGCTTACCAGCAGGATCAAAATTTGATGATGCTCGTAATCTTTAAGATCATCGACCAGTACATTGAGCATGGATTTACGGATGCCAGTTGCTGGGGATTTTCAGGCTTCTCGGTTGTGGTTTTGTCGGCATTAAAAATGCAAAAAAGAGGGTTTAACATTTGGGATATCACCCTTAAGCTGCACCAGCGAACAAAATCACCACTTATTAAATGGCGATTGAGTTATACCGTCCTGTGCTTTTATCACCACTGGCGTCATCCCATTCGGGATGCATACGATAAAATGCTGGACCTCATAAAAGCGTGTGTGCTGAACGGGGATCAAATTTTTACAAGCTATTCTGTAGCACTTTATCTGAGGGCAAGAATTAATGCGGGTGAAAACCTGAATGAGATATTGGAAAGTTCTGACGACCACATCGCCCTGACCAAAAATTCAAAGGGTGGCTTCGATTTTTTTGAATGCTTCTATCAAATGGCAAAAGCATTAAACGGCCAAACCTCTCAGGATAGTTGGGACGATGATTCGTTTAATGGGTCAGAAACTCAAAAAAGACTGGAAAAAGAAGGAAACAGAACAAAACTCGGTTTTTTCCATTCGGCCAAATGCAACTATTTGTATCTGAACGAAAACTACCGCGAAGCTCTGAAAGAGAGCGAAGTAGTCCTGAAATATGTAGATAATTTCGTTGGCGATGAACAGGAATTCTCCTATGCTTTTTATACTTCTCTTTCGATTTCTTCCTGCTACAAAAGTTTGAATGAAGGTGATAAGAGGAAATACCTAAAGGTGTTTAAGAGTCACCTGAAAGACATGAAAATGTGGGCCGAAGGGTGCCCTGAAAACTTTAGCCAGCATTATCATTTAATGAAGGCTGAACTCTTCTCAATCCAGAACAAGTTTGAACAAGCCCTGCAATCGTATGAAAAAACGATACAACTGGCCGGTGAAAATCGCTTCAGGCATATCGAAGGCATTGCAAATGAAAGAGCAGCAACGTTTTGTCTGGATGCCGGCCTTGAAAACCAAAGTCGTTTTTATGTTGAAGCGGCCTGGAATGCTTATCAACGTTGGGGGGCACATACAAAATGCAAAAAGCTGGAAAAAATGTATCCGGACTTTTTGCGGGATAAAGCCGTACAAGAAAACCCCGGAAAAAGCGGGGAGTCAACCACATCTACTTCCAGTACATCTGAACTGGACCTGGCAAGTGTTCTGAAAGCCTCTCAAAGTATTTCCAGCCAGGTAAAATATGATGACCTGCTGAATAACCTAATGCACATCACCATTGAAAACGCAGGCGCTGAAAGAGGGTGCCTGGTACTCGAGAGAGACCATCAGCTCTGTATAGAAGCCATTGGCATTTCGGGTTCAGACATCATTGAGATTTATCCCTCAATACCCCTCAGCGAAATGAAAATTATGCCCGAATCCATTTTAAATTATTGCTGGAGAACGGAAGAATCTGTAGTACTTGATAATGCTCAAACGGAGGAGCAATTTGGTTCTGATCCCTATTTCCGGGAAAACGAAGTTCTTTCGGTAATGTGTTTGCCCATTACAGCGGTTGGGAAAAGTATCGGCTTGCTGTATCTCGAAAATAGCCTGATCAAAGGAGTGTTTAACAAAAACAGGATTGAACTCATGCAAATGCTTTCCGGCCAGATAGGTATCTCTATCGAAAATGCCGAACTCTACAGCGATATGGAAATGCGGGTTGAACAGCGGACAGAAGAGTTGAAGAAAAAGAACAAGCAGATTGAAGAACAAAATGATACGCTGAAAGAAACCTTAGAAAAATTAAAGGCTACGCAAAACCAGCTGATCCATTCTGAGAAAATGGCTTCGCTTGGAGAACTCACGGCGGGCATCGCGCATGAAATCAAGAATCCGCTCAATTTTGTAACCAACTTTTCGGAACTGAGCAGGGAGCTTCTTGAGGAAATGAAAGAAGAGTTAGAGCAGGGAAATCCTGACGAGGCGATGCAGATTACTGAAGAGATTTTGAGCAGCCTCACGAAAATTAATGAACATGGAAAACGGGCCGACAGCATTGTAAAATCGATGCTGCAACACTCCCGAAAAGGCAGCGGAAAGATGGCTAAAAACGATCTCAACGCCATCATTAAAGAGTATGTAAACCTGGCCTTTCATGGAATGCGTGCGGGTTCTGAACCAATTAATGTTGATATCGATCTGGATCTGGATGATTCGATTGGGGAAATAAAGTTGATCGCAGAAGATTTCAGCCGGGTAATTTTGAATCTTTGCAATAATGCGTTTGACGCCATGCGAGAGAAGCTATCCGGAAATCATGATCAAAATTATAGGCCAAAACTCTCGATAAAAACATTTCAAAAAAACTCCAATATCTTCATCGAAATTCAGGACAACGGCCTTGGAATTCCAGACGATATCAAAGACAAAATCCTGCAGCCTTTTTTTACCACAAAGAAAGGAACCGCTGGTACCGGGCTTGGACTTTCCATTACCAATGACATCATCAAAGCTCATGGAGGTGTATTGGAAATTGAGACCCAACAAAATGAATTCACACGATTTACCATTCAATTAAACCTTAAAACAAACACGTATGAAGTTTCTAGTAGTAGATGA
- a CDS encoding response regulator, with amino-acid sequence MKFLVVDDEQDVEILFRQRFRKEVRQGLLELEFAFSGQQALNILQSKEPPDVVYIFSDINMPGMSGLELLEKVKTRFPQIQVSMISAYGDNENYKKAINSGAKEFFTKPIDFGSLKQEVNQILEEG; translated from the coding sequence ATGAAGTTTCTAGTAGTAGATGACGAACAAGATGTAGAAATACTTTTTCGACAGCGATTCAGAAAAGAAGTTCGGCAGGGTCTTCTGGAACTTGAGTTTGCATTTTCCGGTCAGCAAGCCCTGAATATTTTACAGAGCAAGGAGCCACCGGATGTAGTCTATATATTTTCGGATATCAATATGCCGGGAATGTCGGGCCTGGAACTTCTGGAAAAAGTCAAAACCCGATTTCCGCAGATCCAGGTCAGTATGATTTCGGCATATGGTGATAATGAAAACTATAAAAAGGCGATTAATTCCGGAGCCAAAGAATTTTTCACCAAACCGATTGATTTTGGATCATTGAAGCAGGAAGTAAATCAAATACTGGAAGAAGGGTAA